The DNA region CAGTGGAGACCCCCTCCAACGCCGTTTCCTCCAGCGCCTCCTCATGCAGAGGAAAGAACACCGTGAACACCGCGCCGTTGCCCGGCTCGCTTTGCACGCGTATGGCCCCGGCGTGCCTCCGGATGATGCCGTGGACCATGGACAGGCCGAGGCCGGTGCCCATCTCTTTGGGCTTGGTGGTGAAAAACGGCTCGAAGATGCGCTCGATGATGGCCGGCTCGATGCCCTGGCCGGTGTCCTGGACGCTGATGCGCGCATAGCTTCCGGCGGAAAGCTCGGGGTAGGAGACGAGGCAGTCCCGCGTATCCAGGCGCACCGGCGGATCGAGCTGCACGGAGATGACCCCGCCCTCCTCGCCGATGGCGTGCCTGGCGTTGACGCAGAGGTTCATCAGCATCTGCTGGAGCTGCGTGAGGTCCATGTTAACCGGCAGCCTGCACGGCTGGAGCCTTTCGACGGACAGCTCGATGTTCTCCGGCAGCGATGTCTTGACGAGGTCGCAGAATGCGGTGATCGCATCGCCCAGATCAAAGGAGGTGCGCTCCTCCATTTCCGAGCGGCTGAAGGTCAGTATCTGCTTGACTACATCGCGTGCGCGCGTGCCGGCGTCCAGAATTCTGGACACGCGCCTGCCGGCTTTTTCTGCCAGGGCATCCATCTGCAGCAGCTCGGCGTTGGTGATGATGACACCGAGGATGTTATTGAAATCGTGGGCGATGCCGCCAGCCATGATGCCCAGGGCCTCCATCTTCTGGGCCTGCAGAAGCTGCCTCTCCAGGGTGCGCGTTTTGGTGACGTCCTCGGCGAACACGGCCAGCCGCGAGACCTCGCCGCCGCGGTCGCGCACCGGGTACACCGAGATGTCGAAGACCAGGCCGTCGCGCTCGTCCTGGAACTTGACGACGCGGCCCTGCTCCCTTGCCCGCACCAGGCTCGCATTGCGGGAGGCGGCTAGCTTGGGCGGGAAAAGCGAGGTGAACTGCCGGCCCAACATATCGGCCGGCGCGTAGGAAAGGCGCTCCGCACCCACGTCGTTGACCGCCAGAATGCGGCCGCTCACGTCGAGCAGGAAGGAGCTGACCACCGGCGCGTTGAGCAGCGCCCGAAGGTTCGATTCCGATTCGAGAAGCTGGCGCGTACGGGTCACCACGCGGCGCTCCAGGTCGCGCCGTATCTTGCGCAGCTCTTCCTCCGCCTCCCTGCGCGAGCCGATGTCCTGCACCACGATAAGAAAGTAGCCGGGGGTCCCCTCCTCATCGCGAATGTACTTGGCCGTTGCCGTGACGTACAGAACCGTTCCGCTTCGATGGATGTACCGGATATCGCCGTGGAACGTGACCGCGTTGCCGGCCAGCGCATCCTTATGGAACTTCTCGAT from Oceanidesulfovibrio marinus includes:
- a CDS encoding hybrid sensor histidine kinase/response regulator — translated: MARQDAGQEPATAPELASGLDIPAWRALIDATSNPMVLFDRNGHIVVANRSAGEYAGLSISEVEGRSSADIYDRETAILRQAVIDGVVQFGSPRTFDEKVQNTMFRVWAEPVKDAAGNVLGVAVHSIDITDYVAMQKEVIEKERFYAGIINAIQDGVEVVDAGKRVLLVNRTFSEWFGHLGPLQGREHKAVHGESEAFFTCPVDTVLETGKPAQVVRPFRRQGVEAGWLEVFSYPLMGSDGGIRGAVQYCRDITEKVLLERRLYRERRRFREYYDVSPVGIATVTPVEQWLDVNMTYCQLLGYTKEELLKTSWAEVVHPDDHGAIEKFHKDALAGNAVTFHGDIRYIHRSGTVLYVTATAKYIRDEEGTPGYFLIVVQDIGSRREAEEELRKIRRDLERRVVTRTRQLLESESNLRALLNAPVVSSFLLDVSGRILAVNDVGAERLSYAPADMLGRQFTSLFPPKLAASRNASLVRAREQGRVVKFQDERDGLVFDISVYPVRDRGGEVSRLAVFAEDVTKTRTLERQLLQAQKMEALGIMAGGIAHDFNNILGVIITNAELLQMDALAEKAGRRVSRILDAGTRARDVVKQILTFSRSEMEERTSFDLGDAITAFCDLVKTSLPENIELSVERLQPCRLPVNMDLTQLQQMLMNLCVNARHAIGEEGGVISVQLDPPVRLDTRDCLVSYPELSAGSYARISVQDTGQGIEPAIIERIFEPFFTTKPKEMGTGLGLSMVHGIIRRHAGAIRVQSEPGNGAVFTVFFPLHEEALEETALEGVSTAVSMANGRILFVDDDAEYRSSVLQALERIGYEVDEAGNGLEALGTLIEDPERYGLVLTDQTMPGMSGLDFAECVRARNINTPILLCTGYSQHVTEARLSELGLGLLLKPFTVKGLEQAIINLLHNDTGQ